CAtatattggttgggtctatgcagttgggtatagatctgcactatatcctgactgatcagcaggttatagtgcatatgttggtttctagtgtccagtctaatttattgttgctcgtcattaacgacattccttcttgaatagtttatgattacaaaatcaaacaaagattttATTCAAAGAGATAAATCAGTGAaacgttcactgttcttttacagaataatgtgatttatgattaaaggccaatgagggccgatgttttattcactcaactgttttaaataaataaagatgttttgaaatcattcaaaaatcatttccagaagtttctttgatctaatacctggaaaccatttatgatacttgctgggcatttttggctcactcttgctttgtgaataGCTTTCACAAAGTTAATAGCTTTAAATACATAGCAAAAGAGAAGAGATTCCAGCTGAAGGGATTTGGAGGTGTTAGAGTGATCAATACGAGGAaattagtaaagaggtaatggaattatattttagatattttaattttagaaggtagattcttgtttcataccataacctgtaagcgatctaGATTAATGAGTGGTTAtatgtatatttgttttaatatacaggtttatattatttaaagttattTAGTGCACACAATTATGACCCTGGATTTGGTTTTAGAGCCACAGGTTATTGCTCCCTTAAATAAGAATATGTGGAAGTAAGATAGGATTGACAGGTCATATAAGATAAGGAAGACCCTAAGTATACTCATTTTTAGTTCGAGTTGAGTGTAAACTAAGAttagcagatccgatatggataagtaaaataaaatattgtTAAGATAAGTGGAAGGAGAATGTATTGCCGCTATAGAAATATTGAGTCCCCAGATCCTATAGTTGTGAAGAGTCGACAGCTCGACATAGATTGGGTAAATTACCCTATTTTCATATGGTTTTAAAGGAAAATGCGATTGATTTATTTGGGAATTTTGTATAAGGAAAGATAGAAAAGTTTTAGTATGAGCCAACTTAGAATTATATAGTAGGACAAGCATCAGACTGGAGGCAACACGTTGATTGAAGCTAACGAAAAGCCAATATCGCAAGTTTAAAGGCACCACTGTGGCGATGAGCTTCTTATCACTTTTTTGCCACCGTGCAAGGATCGACATATCGACCTTATTAGTTATATTTAAGGTTAACAAGAAGATACAATCTTATGTATGGATCGAATGTTAAATTGCGTTAACCATTTGTAAATATGACATCAAGGACGATGATGAAAATATCAAAGATAGTAGCAGATGCCATCACTGGAGTTAGAGTTACGAATAAAATGGTATGGGATGATAAATGAAATTTTTGTCGACTAATGAAGGAGAAATGAACCCAATAAGGGGTAGGAGATATACTGAAGTAGATGCACCCTTAGGTGGTTGTTTCTTCAATTAGATATCATGTTGTGGTTGAAgagaacaacaaccaactcatatagtaaggacaatcagatgtatgatttttaaaattctaaaacaAGTTTCGAAAAAGGTTTTCTTAACAGAATTTCTAAAAGATCTTTAcacaaaatgagttttaaaattttggTTCTCAAATTACTAATTGAGTTCTTGTtgttataaatattagattaccCGGAAGAATATTTGATCGAACTCGGTATTGTTAAATCAGAGGGCCAAGTAAAGCCGCTAATACAGAGAGGTTTAAAATTTCCTCGGAAGAAGAATGCAAACCTGGGTTAATAATATCAACAATCAAATCAATGTGCGGAAAAGTTATTTATGGGTTCATTGACCCAAAAGAAGCtcgaggatgattgaagaaaatggagGAATTCTCCAGATGATTTTCATAAGAATAATATTTCATAAGAAATCAACGTGTGAGTTTCTCTCAGTGATATGTGAGAGAAGAAGGAAAGAAAATTTATCCTATTCCTTTTtcaaattatttctcttctcagaatatttctttttgatcgagataaacagtgttatgatgtgatgctttatcgaaatgatgaagagtctggtgggacgccacctaattatgtgttgtatgccatatagtataaAAGAATGGTCATCTTGattacaaatatggttgtctcactccTATCTAAttcatcattcattctttcctcttcaattatgacttattctttacaaaagacttccaatcagaatcatattcACAAATTCTCTTCTTGTATAAAGTCTACTCTTTGAACTTTCTAAAAGAAGTAAAATAACCTTGTATAGCGGATGGAATTACTTGTTAAGTATAAAGACGATAACAAGctaataaatggtggacattttcGTGCAAAGAAGAATCACTGTACCAATAATGTGGTTGTTACGAAGATATCAAATCAGAAGCGGAAATTTATATACGTGATACGTTTCAAGTCGAAGATTTTGGCCTGAATTGGAGTAGTTAGTaaaccgtatgaggtaaattaaccatagaaataagaaagtaaagttacACACCAGGTAAGGCAGACGATTGACGAGACAACgaaagcagatgaagaaattttcAATAATGACCCAGACaatcgattaatacattgtgaagatcAAGCGTACCTCAATCATGTGGAAGATACCTATCATGAGcattcaagatcgaagaaattcaagttacaaataaattttgagcgtgttcttcaaggaattgtTAAGATGTTtaactcaagtaagtgagttatggtaaatttgacgCTCATAGCTGAGCCAGCGACGAAGGTTCCGTATGGGAAGACATAAGTGGAAATGAAGAAATGGGGATCCAATTGCGAAATTTCTTAATAAGTGACTCTTTGAAACGAAATAAATTCTATCATATTATAATAATGTTTGTTGAAACCACGTGTTGGTAATCCGAAGTTAGCCAAGTTAACTACTGAGAAGAAGCATATATTCACAAGCGTAGAGGATTTGTTTGATCAGTTGAAGGATGGAGTATAGCTTCTTAAAAGCATCCATATATAGGTATGAGCCGtggaaaataagattaaaagatttCTTTAGACGGATTTATGAACATATATCAGTGATATGAATTGTTAATTATAGAGCTTAatgatgaactagaagaatcttggaataaagtttttgagacacaacagaataattttatattcactaGTGAAGTTCCGAGATATTTTGAAGAAATATTTTAAAGGTATGGTTATGTCCCTAATTTAATAAAAAGATGTATGTTATGCTAGTCAGTAGTATATGTAGATATCAGTATGATATATTCTGAAGTATGGTAAAAAGATGAGTTCATGATGGTGGATTGATTTGGATTGGTTGGttgtttggttgattgttggtgtcggcttgagtccgactagTAGTCCATAATGTAGAGGAGATGCTGCTAAATTTTTTagaaataccctacttttaaaggaAAAAGTATACTTCAATGTGTTACTAAtatttctgttgatactccaaatgattgtgatctcggttcttgaaagaagTGGTTGTAGCCAAACTTACTTTatatcaattaaaagagttaattggttaattttacaaCTTATGGtcagttaaatggaaatcgattccaattagattaagtcatattttgatgtgattttcagatctgaagtcaaagcaatgagaaatttggaggaagtatggacaccagtagaattcagaagtttagCGGAATCAGCGCGATGTTACCGTAAGTATGCGAGGCTTTAATTGGATAAATATGccctttgcaatagatatgagAATTAAAAAGTTATTTGCATATACGAGTGAGAAGAACATTTTCAAGAATTAAAGGTTCAAGATAAGAGCCAAGAGAAGGAGTACTTGTATATGGGGGTTTGCCTTTGGTTGAAAATGGCTTGTTAATATTTTTCTGTTTTGGCGTTGATCGTAGTTGGTCTGACTAGGATGATATATGCGGTATATTTTGTGAAGCATGTGTGCGTATTTATTTTGTCGGTTATCGAAGATGTGGATGTTTGATGGTAATGGACTAGTTATTTGAAATGGAAATATAACAACTTGACTAGGTTATTTTGTTATTGGTATTGTTATTTTGAGTTTTATATGATTTGGCTTTTACAGATTTGCATTGTTCTAGTTTagtttaatatatatatattaacatttgTTGAAAGTTAAAAACCGATCTAAATATTAATCTGACATGTACTAGAGAAATCATTTGTACCAAATAAACTGATGCCAATTAAAATTTATAACATCATTTTGTACTAATGGTAAAACCTTAAACATCATTTATATTATTCATAACTGATGTCTATAATATTGTCTGTAATATTCAAAACCGATGTTTTATTGATTTTTTTACATCAGGTGGAAACTGATGAATATACCAATAATAACAACGATTTTTCTTTTGAGAACTAATGTCTATGTGAAACTTATACATCATTTACATTGTAAAACTAATGTTAATAAGCTTAATGTACATCACATTTTCTAATTTACtgatataaatttaaattaaacaCTTGTGTATGACATGTTAAAATTGCTTAAAACCTCTTATTATTCTTATATAAAATAGCATCAGAGactatattttatatataatagtCTGTGATGAAGATGTTTTGCAACGGTTCTGGACTGATGTAAACAAGGAAGAAACCGATGCCTGAGGTGATATTTCACATCGGTTATGAACTGATGTGAAAAAAATACATTTCCCTACACCCGCGTAGATATCGGTTTCTGAGGAAATAGACATCAGTCCAGAACTGATTTCTACTAacctttttctagtagtgtaagTTAAACTACTAGATAATCAACAAGTACACCTATTAATTTTGTACTTGACTCCTACTTTTAGTCCACCACTCCATGACTTGTTGAGAAGCTATCCACATGATACTAATATACATGTTCAAATGTAAAACATATAAACTTAATTAAATTCCAAAACTTACCCACATTATGGGTTATTTTGTGGGTATCATACCCTGTTTCATTCCTCTTTATTGTTGTATTGCATTTGTTACTCTGTCTTTGTTGATGATGTCTTGACTTCTTAAAATAACTAAAATTGCTAGATATTATTAGAATTCTCTTTTTCTCATAAAAAATTATAATACGAACAAAAATACTTTGGAATGATGGACAATCAATCGCAACTCTAAAAGGCGATGGTTTCGTTATTAATTTTCCTTGCAAGTAAGCAAGACAAGAAAAATCCTTGGATAATGGATTAATTTTATTCTTTAACATATGTCCATTTAAATTTTCTATAATTCTTCGCATCATTATTAAACCAGGATGGCCTAATCGATCATGACAAATAAGAAAATTTATCGGGTTTGATAATTTTTAGTTTATCACCATGTCTGATTCAACAATATTTATAAAAgtacaatataatataaaattatataaggGGAGTTTTTTCATAATCTGTTTCCTCCCCGAGAGTATAGATGTGATACATAAATAATTATCGTCATTTTCATTGCCCGTATCAATATGATAGCCATTTTGACGTATCTCTTTGAAACTCAAATGGTTCCTTTTTGATCGCTTGGAATACATTGCATTTTCGATAAATATATGTGTACCCTGAGGTAACAATATATTTGCTCTTTTAGTGCCTTCAATAAAATTTGACACGTCCGATATTGTGTTTACATTCACTTTAAATCTAAAATGATATGCGaaaaatattctttattttttagAGTTATATGTGTTGTTGCACTAACCTCCAAACAAAAGGATATTCTTCTATTTTTTCACTTAATGAGAGGCTTCCGACCACATTTATATTTTTAGAAAGCAAATATATAAATCTAAATTTAGAAAGATAATATCTCAAAGATTTCATAACAAATATAAACATTACATTGAAAACATAAACCAACCAATTAAGTGTTCATACATAAacaatttaatatttaaataaataaagcaaGGTGTTTAATATATGACTTAATTATTGCCACCGCGAGATTTGGCCATCTCCGCATCAATATCATCAAAAAAATCACTAGCTTCCATATGTATAAGGTTCGAAGGATCAACTTGGCCTCCACCCCCAAGGTGTGCTTCAAGATGGGAAATTCCCAAAGGACCAACTTCTTGAATGAAAGTAGTTTTAACATTTTTTAAAGTGGCCTTGTAAAGATCAACCAGATGCTTGGAGGTACAGCAGGTACGACTCCAATGGCCTTTCATTCCATAACGGTGATAAGCACTTTCAACCCTTTTATCCATCATATTTACTTTTGGCTTTTCCTCATTTTTCATCCAGTTCTGGTAGTGAGATTTTCTTTTCAAATTTAAGGATTTTTCATTATTATGACCTCGATCATGTAAGAAACCACATCCACGAGCATATCCACGAGCACAACCAAATCCACGCCCACGCCCTCGTCCATGCCCAAATTTCTTACTTGGCCTAAGATCATTACTGGTCACAACATTTACTTCAAGAAATAGTGTTGAACCTGTGGGACGGGCTTGATAATTTTTCATCAATAGTTCATTATTTTGCTCTGCGAGAAGCAAGACTGATATAAGCTCAGAATATTTCTGAAACCCTCGTTCACGATACTGCTGCTGCGGGAGCATATTATTGGCGTGGAATGTGGAATAAGTTTTCTCCAACATAACTATTTCAGTTATGTTTTCACCACATAATTTCAGCTATACTCGCTTATACTTTTCAAATCTTGTTTGCGCAACTGTAACCAATCATAGCAAGCCTTAGGAATTATAATAGTTTTCTGGTGATCATATCTTTCTTTCATATTTTTCCGTTTCCAATCCTTCATCAAGGTGGTGGTGGAGGAATATCATAGCTTTTGATTTTTCTTGCTAAGAAGTTTTGTTCCCTTCTTTAATTGTGTTGCCAAGACCCATAGCGCTAAGATGGATTTCCACATCCAAAATCCATGTCAAGTAATTATTTCCGGTGACATCAAGTGCGTTGAACTCAAGTTTTGTAAGATTCGACATTTCTTATATTActataataaacataatataattaatcaattataataaGCACATTCAGTGAATATTTAAAATGCTCAAAGAAAACACATATgcattaatatttaaaaatgcACGACAATATAACTTGATGATTTATTGACAATACATAGAGATCACATACACGCATAAAATTATAAACTCAAAAAGTATTATTATGTGATATTTATGTGCTAGTTGAGAATAAGCCATGGCCTTTATAATGGCTGGGTGAAGGCTACACATTCTAATATTTAACATTTAATTATATTCACTATTAATACTAACTTGATTTTTTAGTTATAGAatctttataaataaataaaaaaaacaaattatattatttaatagTAGACTCTATTCTcgataaatttataaatatttataaaaataaacaACTCTCTAAATTTAATAAAACTAAACTCCCATTActttgattcttttactcaaatTCCTAGTGTGATATGCATTTAAAATCTATGTTTAGCTATTAAATTAACTACTTTTACAACTAATGCGACCCATCTTCATTAAATTTTAATGTaggtaattaaatattaaaataattatattctTATTATGAGCATTTAAATTTGAATATTCAAATTGTGTAAACTAGCATATGCTTATTTGAATCTTTACAAAAATacataataatataaatatttttaatctaaataataatataaatatttgttggtAGCCAATCCGGACCTTGAAATTTGagtaatatatttttattttattcggaTCTAAAAGTATCATTTGATTAACAAGAGAATTCAATGGTAAGCAAAACCAAACAAAATGACGCTATACCACATTatactaattatatttaattctaTGTATATATGTCCTACATTGTAAAATTTCTGATTTAGGTTTAAAGAAATAGTGTATGACTTTAGAGATTTCACTATAGCATTTTTTtgttataattttataaatacatGTGTCACATAGACATGTAGCACACTAAAGGCACACAACTTTAGTGTGTGtttatatataattaaaagaCAAAAATTCAATTGAAGGTGCTACTTATCATTACACTTGGATATAAACTAATTTATAAGGGATTTATTTACCTATCAATTTAGATCTTAATGTAACTAAACTTTCTTGTAGTTTATTATGTGAGTTACCATATTAAAATATCAATCAATAAAAGTAAATAACCAGCTAGTTAGGACTTTTTATTACCCAATAATGATAAAAATTGGATATAAGATATAAGCTTTGATTTTTTGAATGACTAAAATGTGGCCTTCCACCTAACCTATATGCATGCTACATTCTTTAGAATATAGCCTTTTTATAATGAAAGTAAAAACAAAATACTTATTACTCTATTATTTTTAtcctgaaatatttataataattgaaatcaaaaattgatttatattttaaaatcattaataataattgatatcaaaaaatcatttattcaatataaatactTCATCCTTAAATAAATTTAGGAAAATTATGAGTAATACCTTTTTTTGAATCATATCATTTCACAATTTTTTACTTGTAAGTGGTACCATTTTATAACTGGATTGATCAATGTAATATCACTTTATCAAGCAATTAATGGAACGTTATAAAATTATGTATTATATTATTATGTATTTGACTTTTTCTATTTGGTACCATTAAATGTTTTTGACTTATGTATGATATCATTAAATATTTTTTACTTTTGTGTGGATCCATTTTCTCTTACTAAAATCATATTGTTTTTCTTAATTTTCACAATTTATCTATATATTCCCTATAATAGTTAAATATTTCTTTTAATATTATCATTTCATATAAAGGTGTTAAGTTATCAATTAATTTCGTGCCCAATTTTATATTTCTTTATATTTCACttaatattttcaaataatttgAAAAATTATTATTCTTATTTAAAATTAGATACAAGAAAATATAcgaataataaatactaataGAATTTAAAATATCcttatttcttattttttattttaattattatatttcaTTTACTCGAATTATAGTTAGTAAAAAACAagaaaatattataataaaatatgaataaatacTCTGAATTTCGTGAATTAGTTTAAATTATGTAAATTGTTGTTATTTTTCTAATCGCAATAATATTTGTTttgcttattattgtttatttATTCGAATTTTTAATAGTagaaaattaaatatttttttaaaatagatAAGAAAAAATATATTACTTTCATCGTAAAATTAGTTTTTTCATTTGGTATTAGGGCTTGGCTAGAAGATGACTGACTAAGAGAATAGTATTACATGAACGAAAAAAATAGTACAATGGTACCACTTAAAAGCCAAAAATTTCAAATGGTATCATTCATAAAAGCCAATACCAAGTGTTGGAAAATTAATCTaaacttgttttattattttattgttttagttagttgttttaaattaaataaattgtCATCCTAGCCTACATGAGATGACTGAGTGGTGAGTTTGTTTTAAGCATTATTTGGAGAGTCCAGTGTAGTGGAGAATTTTTAGGAGTTAGTGGTTAGCAGCACTACGTCTGCTATATATGCATGtatccctttttaattttaagaatgGAAGTAATAGAttgtttgttttattttattctctctacATAATACATATATCAGCACTTTTTTttatttggtatcagagctccaGATGGTGTATGCCAAAATATCAACCCAAACACACAAACGTAACAATGGAGATAACCAAGACAAAAGAAGGCTTTGTCGGTTTAACCTATCCAATGCTAACGAAAAGTAACTACACAACATGGTCCCTGAAAATAAAGGTTTTTATGAAGGCGCAAGGTGTTTGGGGTGCGATCGAAGAAGACCCAAAGACTGTTGTTGATGAGAAGAAGGTACAGATAGCTCTTGCAGCTATATACCAAGGCGTT
This sequence is a window from Apium graveolens cultivar Ventura chromosome 9, ASM990537v1, whole genome shotgun sequence. Protein-coding genes within it:
- the LOC141685852 gene encoding uncharacterized protein LOC141685852 translates to MLEKTYSTFHANNMLPQQQYRERGFQKYSELISVLLLAEQNNELLMKNYQARPTGSTLFLEVNVVTSNDLRPSKKFGHGRGRGRGFGCARGYARGCGFLHDRGHNNEKSLNLKRKSHYQNWMKNEEKPKVNMMDKRVESAYHRYGMKGHWSRTCCTSKHLVDLYKATLKNVKTTFIQEVGPLGISHLEAHLGGGGQVDPSNLIHMEASDFFDDIDAEMAKSRGGNN